Sequence from the Janthinobacterium lividum genome:
GATGCCAACAAGCACGCCGACTTCGTGGCCCGCATGGTGGAAAAAGGCTATACGGCCAAGCAGGTACGCCTGTTATGCGAATGGTACTTGCGCGTACGCAAGTCGTCATAGCGCGGACAGCGAAGGCGCGCTCCCGCCCGATGGATGGCGGGGCGCGCGAGACGAGAGGCAAGGAGGCACCCTTTGACATATCTCATCGACAGGCGCTTGCAAAGCAAGAATAAATCCGCCGTCAACCGCGAGCGTTTCCTGCGGCGTTACAAGGGCCAGATCAAGGATGCCGTGGGGCGTGCCATCAAGGGGCGCTCGATCACGGACGTCGAGAATGGCGAGAAGGTCAGCATCCCCGTCAAGGACGTGGGCGAACCATCGTTCGGCCACGCGCATGGCGGCGTATGGGAAGTGGTCAATCCCGGCAACAAGGAATACCTGAAAGGCGACCAGATCGCCCGGCCGAAAGGCGGCGGTGGCGGCGGGCGGGGCAAGGCGGGCAATAGCGACGAGACGACGGAAGACGATTTCATCTTTGAATTGTCGCGCGAAGAATTCATGAATTATTTCTTCGAGGACCTGGAATTGCCGCATATGGTGAAAACCCAGCTGACGGCCACCACGGAATTCAAGAACCAGCGCGCCGGCTACAATATGTCGGGCACGCCATCGAACATCCATGTGCTGCGTTCCTTGCGCGGCGCGCTGGGACGGCGCATCGCCGTCGGCGGCGGCGCCCGCAAGCAACTGGCGCAGGCCGAGGAAGACCTGGCCGAACTGCTGCACGAAGGCGCGCCCGACAGCGACCCGCTGGTGACGGAACTGCGCCGCCTGATCCACCACCTGCACACGCGCCTGCTGGCCATTCCCTTCATCGACCCGTTCGACTTGCGCTACAGCAACCGCGTCAAGGTACCCAAGCCGATGACGCAAGCCGTCATGTTCTGCATCATGGACGTGTCCGGCTCCATGGACGAGTCGCGCAAGGACACGGCCAAGCGCTTCTTCATCCTGTTATATCTGTTCCTCAAGCGCGTCTACGACAAGATCGAAGTCGTCTTCATCCGTCACCATACGGCGGCGGCCGAAGTGGACGAGCATGAATTCTTCAATTCGCGCGAGTCGGGCGGCACCGTCGTATCCTCCGCCCTGCACTTGCTCAACACCATCATCGACGAGCGCTATGGCGCCGGGCAATGGAACAGCTATGTGGCGCAGGCGTCCGACGGCGACAACTGGGACAACGATTCCGTGCTGTGCCGCCAGTTGCTGATCAACACCATCATGCCCAAGGTGCAGTACTACACCTATGTCGAGATCACGGATGGCCCGCAGCAAAACCTGTGGGAGCAATACGCGGGCGTGCTCGACCATCACGCCCATTTCGCCATGCAAAAGATCGTCACGCCGGCCGATATCTACCCGGTCTTCCGCGAACTGTTCAAGAAACAGGTGAAATGATGAGTGCAGCCTTTGACCGCGCCAGCAACACCCCGGGCGAACCGTTCGTGCGCCTGCGCCACCCGAACGCCCTGCCCGAGCAGTCGGAATGGACGTTCGAGCTGATCGAGCAAATCCACGAGGAAATCCGCCGCGTAGCGAAACAGTTTGGCCTCGATACCTATCCGAACCAGCTGGAAATCATCACGGCCGAACAGATGATGGATGCCTATACCTCGGTGGGCATGCCCGTCTCCTACAACCACTGGTCTTTCGGCAAGCACTTTCTGTCTACCGAGAAAAGCTACAAGCGCGGCCAGATGGGCCTCGCCTACGAGATCGTCATCAACTCCAACCCCTGCATCGCCTATCTCATGGAGGAAAACAGCCTGACCATGCAGTCGCTGGTGATCGCGCATGCGGCCTACGGCCACAATTCCTTCTTCAAGGGCAATTACCTGTTCCGCGCCTGGACGGATGCGGACGCCATCATCGACTATATGGTGTTTGCCAAGAATTACATCGCCGAATGCGAACAGCGCCATGGCGTCGATGCCGTGGAATTGCTGCTCGACTCGTGCCACGCGATCCAGAACTATGGCGTGGACCGCTACAAGCGCCCGGCGAAACTGTCGATGGCGAAGGAATATGCGCGCCAGAAAGAGCGCGAAGCCTATGTGCAGTCGCAAATCAACCAGCTGTGGCGTACCCTGCCCCGGCGCGAGGATGACGAGGACGAGGAAGACCAGCGCAAGGCCGCGCCCCGCTTTCCGCCCGAACCCGAGGAAAACCTGCTGTACTTTATAGAGAAGTACGCGCCGCTGCTGGAACCATGGCAGCGCGAGATGGTGCGCATCGTGCGCAAGATTTCCCAGTACTTCTACCCGCAACGGCAAACCCAGGTCATGAACGAGGGCTGGGCCACCTTCTGGCATTACACGATATTGAACCAGCTGTATGACGAAGGCGTGGTCGGTGACGGCTTCATGATGGAATTCCTGAAAAGCCATACCAATGTGGTCTACCAGCCGCCCATCGACAGCCCGTATTACAGCGGCATCAACCCGTATGCGCTGGGATT
This genomic interval carries:
- a CDS encoding YeaH/YhbH family protein, coding for MTYLIDRRLQSKNKSAVNRERFLRRYKGQIKDAVGRAIKGRSITDVENGEKVSIPVKDVGEPSFGHAHGGVWEVVNPGNKEYLKGDQIARPKGGGGGGRGKAGNSDETTEDDFIFELSREEFMNYFFEDLELPHMVKTQLTATTEFKNQRAGYNMSGTPSNIHVLRSLRGALGRRIAVGGGARKQLAQAEEDLAELLHEGAPDSDPLVTELRRLIHHLHTRLLAIPFIDPFDLRYSNRVKVPKPMTQAVMFCIMDVSGSMDESRKDTAKRFFILLYLFLKRVYDKIEVVFIRHHTAAAEVDEHEFFNSRESGGTVVSSALHLLNTIIDERYGAGQWNSYVAQASDGDNWDNDSVLCRQLLINTIMPKVQYYTYVEITDGPQQNLWEQYAGVLDHHAHFAMQKIVTPADIYPVFRELFKKQVK
- a CDS encoding SpoVR family protein; amino-acid sequence: MSAAFDRASNTPGEPFVRLRHPNALPEQSEWTFELIEQIHEEIRRVAKQFGLDTYPNQLEIITAEQMMDAYTSVGMPVSYNHWSFGKHFLSTEKSYKRGQMGLAYEIVINSNPCIAYLMEENSLTMQSLVIAHAAYGHNSFFKGNYLFRAWTDADAIIDYMVFAKNYIAECEQRHGVDAVELLLDSCHAIQNYGVDRYKRPAKLSMAKEYARQKEREAYVQSQINQLWRTLPRREDDEDEEDQRKAAPRFPPEPEENLLYFIEKYAPLLEPWQREMVRIVRKISQYFYPQRQTQVMNEGWATFWHYTILNQLYDEGVVGDGFMMEFLKSHTNVVYQPPIDSPYYSGINPYALGFAMMSDIRRICEHPTDEDRAWFPDMAGSDWRKSLDFAMRNFKDESFIAQYLSPRLIREFHFFAVLDDDKNEKLAISAIHDDAGYRYVRQQLAEQYNLGNREPNIQVWSVNTRDDRALTLRHTQFQRRPLNQQAAEVLKHVARLWGFDVHLDTVDPQGVVLGTLNCRREKRNRRDDPVVRP